A single uncultured Methanolobus sp. DNA region contains:
- a CDS encoding AAA family ATPase: protein MLKRLKVENIRSYKELDLSFKDGVTVVSGVNGSGKSSLLEACFTGLFGSKTLDKEFVLSDIITKGASKASILLEFEQNGHNYSVEQSFRNDPEKGRASNTKSVFKRDGEIIFDQASRTYEAVNSLLNMNEEAYRNCVYIRQGEIDVLINSKPKDRQKMIDDLLQLGKLEEYRERASSARVGVGRHQRDNERRIKEQNSEIQLIEDSDPSGRLASLRTRSLQIDEETSSLNEKRDQARSLIDEVAKKLSELSELSSKKEAVQQQIKELTERKSRSFVTIDTLSKDIRSRREALEMKKARVSEIGSKLGVDPKDADSLVAKTDDEERSVRDRLAEVKSKNAVSEKDLLNMGQSVKDAEKQLKALEDGMKETGSRIESVHTETKAHKLKIAELESTRKEIVSKVSSLGFSLEKLENIDDVLDLVNDQQKRFHGQQSELKVKISELKSRLEKSKKLLEAGKCPTCGQELKGSCVEQSTVSDDDALVKLETELSQLQVKQTETEARVEKIKSARSCKSDIDAVLRDIGAEKEAIERDGKRVEEYQLRIRDDEGRIKELLAGKESLEKTLEGTRSTIQQIKQDEETIQKEHASVLGNLGLLREMQKSLGESEKIDSEIVQMNDKIKGIQEMISLFEAQVGEKKESLAEIDKSIGEFNRKELEILSKKYTTAFENINSMIDKLKLEKDEVMKKAGMAENDRKRLSDMKKSLAVLQNKGDYLRAVYSDAENLESMYMRIRAHLRSSNIQTLDTLINEIFTFMYTNNAYSHVTLDADYNLTVFEKDGTALEPKLLSGGERALFNLVLRCAIYRLLSLGSSTHAGEGLPPLIMDEPTVFLDRGHVHQLIKLVDMMRDIGVAQILIVSHDESLIDSADHVFAVEKDPITNNSAIFAR from the coding sequence ATGCTTAAACGCCTGAAAGTTGAGAATATAAGGAGCTACAAGGAGCTTGACCTGTCTTTTAAGGATGGTGTCACTGTGGTATCAGGTGTGAACGGGAGCGGGAAATCCAGTCTTCTTGAGGCATGTTTTACTGGACTTTTCGGGAGCAAGACACTGGACAAGGAATTCGTTCTTTCTGATATCATTACAAAAGGCGCTTCTAAGGCATCAATTTTGCTTGAGTTCGAGCAGAACGGTCATAATTATTCAGTGGAGCAGTCTTTCAGGAACGACCCTGAAAAAGGACGTGCTTCCAATACGAAATCCGTCTTCAAGAGGGATGGTGAAATTATATTCGATCAGGCTTCCCGTACATATGAAGCAGTAAACTCTCTTCTTAATATGAATGAAGAGGCTTACAGGAACTGTGTTTACATCAGGCAGGGCGAGATCGATGTACTCATCAATTCCAAACCAAAAGACCGCCAGAAAATGATCGATGACCTGCTGCAACTTGGAAAACTGGAAGAATACAGGGAGAGAGCTTCAAGTGCGAGGGTCGGTGTGGGGAGACACCAGAGAGACAATGAACGGCGGATAAAGGAACAGAATTCCGAGATTCAGCTAATTGAGGATTCAGACCCAAGCGGAAGACTGGCATCTCTTAGAACAAGGTCTTTGCAGATCGATGAGGAAACTTCTTCCCTGAATGAGAAAAGAGACCAGGCACGCAGTCTTATTGACGAGGTTGCAAAGAAGTTGTCAGAATTAAGTGAGCTTTCCTCCAAAAAGGAAGCTGTACAACAGCAGATAAAGGAGCTAACGGAACGCAAGTCCCGGTCATTCGTTACAATTGATACGCTTTCAAAGGACATTCGCTCACGCAGGGAAGCTCTTGAAATGAAAAAAGCAAGGGTTTCTGAGATAGGGTCAAAGCTTGGTGTGGATCCAAAGGATGCAGACTCACTTGTAGCTAAAACAGATGACGAGGAGCGTTCTGTTCGAGACCGGCTGGCTGAAGTGAAAAGTAAGAACGCCGTTTCTGAGAAAGACCTTCTCAATATGGGTCAATCGGTAAAGGATGCTGAAAAACAGTTAAAGGCTCTTGAGGACGGGATGAAGGAGACCGGGTCTCGAATCGAATCTGTTCATACTGAAACCAAAGCTCATAAACTAAAGATCGCTGAGCTTGAGAGCACTCGCAAGGAGATCGTTTCTAAAGTTTCTTCCCTGGGATTCAGCCTTGAGAAACTTGAGAATATCGATGATGTGCTGGATCTTGTAAACGACCAGCAGAAACGTTTCCATGGTCAGCAGTCCGAACTGAAGGTAAAGATATCAGAACTGAAATCCCGACTCGAAAAATCAAAAAAGCTGTTGGAAGCAGGAAAATGTCCTACATGTGGTCAGGAGCTGAAAGGTTCCTGTGTGGAACAGTCCACGGTTTCAGATGATGATGCGCTGGTAAAGCTTGAAACTGAGCTTTCGCAGTTGCAGGTCAAGCAGACTGAAACCGAAGCACGGGTTGAGAAGATAAAGTCTGCAAGAAGCTGTAAATCAGATATTGATGCTGTTCTTCGTGATATAGGAGCTGAGAAGGAAGCTATTGAGCGTGACGGGAAAAGAGTTGAGGAGTACCAGCTTCGCATCAGGGATGATGAGGGCAGGATAAAGGAGCTGCTGGCTGGTAAAGAGTCTCTGGAGAAAACTCTTGAAGGAACCAGATCTACAATTCAGCAGATAAAACAGGATGAAGAGACAATCCAGAAAGAGCATGCATCTGTTCTTGGAAACCTTGGTTTGCTAAGGGAAATGCAGAAATCTCTGGGTGAATCGGAGAAGATAGACTCTGAGATCGTGCAGATGAATGATAAAATAAAAGGCATTCAGGAAATGATCTCTTTATTTGAAGCTCAGGTGGGTGAAAAGAAAGAATCTCTTGCTGAAATTGATAAGAGTATTGGCGAGTTCAACAGGAAGGAACTGGAAATCCTTAGTAAGAAGTACACTACTGCTTTTGAGAACATCAATTCCATGATCGATAAGCTGAAGCTAGAAAAGGATGAGGTCATGAAGAAAGCCGGTATGGCTGAAAATGATCGCAAGAGACTTTCAGATATGAAGAAGAGTCTGGCGGTGCTTCAGAATAAAGGTGATTATCTGCGGGCTGTTTATTCGGATGCTGAAAACCTTGAGAGTATGTATATGCGTATCCGGGCCCATTTACGTTCCAGTAACATCCAGACGCTTGATACGCTTATCAATGAGATATTCACGTTCATGTATACCAATAATGCGTATTCTCATGTGACGCTGGATGCTGATTACAATCTGACTGTTTTTGAGAAGGACGGAACTGCGCTTGAACCAAAACTTCTCAGCGGTGGCGAGAGGGCACTCTTTAACCTGGTGCTTCGTTGTGCTATCTATCGCCTGCTGTCCCTCGGAAGTTCTACACATGCAGGGGAAGGTCTTCCTCCGCTTATTATGGATGAACCGACGGTTTTCCTTGACCGTGGACATGTTCACCAGCTCATCAAACTTGTTGACATGATGAGGGATATAGGGGTTGCTCAGATACTCATTGTATCCCACGACGAGTCGCTGATAGATTCTGCAGACCACGTATTTGCAGTTGAAAAAGATCCTATTACGAACAATTCTGCCATATTTGCCCGGTAA
- a CDS encoding exonuclease SbcCD subunit D, which translates to MDEIRIIHTGDTHLGYRQYHSDVRRKDFLNAFSAVVDDAIDMSVGAVIHAGDLFDSRNPTLDDILDAMGLFSRLKNAGIPLLAIVGNHESKQNTQWLDLYSSLGLVTRLGNEAYRLADSAIYGIDSVAKTKIPLFDYSIFDDKATDARYNLLVMHQLVNPFSFGDWDIKEVIDKIPFDIHAVLLGDNHKAEIVKVDDTWVTYCGSTERNSTSERDPRSYNIVTIRDSGIEISKRIIQTRDFLFIPVNVNEGPNALEDVFNAIMEHDIHDKVVFVELSGDVKARLDFSEIEKFLLSRGALVPGIKDMRAGVDTLNDPTLKVVFSDPDDVIKEEIRKMNLTSGGLLLDDMIRDSQIAKTRMGDEAELKLGELLEKIDFTNPVPVSAPIDELVSEPVCESARESENEPVFEPVSESVSDNSGENELQSADEDPARDHVSYSEVEQHDEASSQTMEEEKITYESGNEKPLTSDDEDVGVPKEVEKKPSVEKKKDEDAHKPRQYNLGDYL; encoded by the coding sequence ATGGATGAGATAAGGATAATCCACACAGGGGATACACATCTTGGATACCGGCAATATCATAGCGATGTGCGCCGGAAGGATTTTCTTAATGCTTTTTCTGCTGTGGTGGATGATGCTATTGATATGAGTGTGGGCGCCGTGATACATGCAGGCGACCTGTTCGATTCACGCAACCCCACACTGGATGATATTCTTGATGCTATGGGACTTTTCTCAAGGCTGAAAAATGCAGGCATCCCGCTACTTGCCATAGTCGGGAACCACGAGAGCAAGCAGAATACCCAATGGCTCGATCTTTACAGCAGCCTCGGGCTTGTAACAAGACTTGGAAATGAGGCTTACAGGCTTGCGGATTCGGCTATATACGGCATCGACAGTGTGGCAAAGACAAAGATCCCATTATTTGATTATTCCATATTCGATGACAAAGCAACTGATGCACGCTACAATCTGCTTGTGATGCATCAGCTCGTTAACCCATTCTCATTCGGTGACTGGGACATAAAAGAAGTGATTGACAAGATTCCTTTTGATATTCATGCGGTACTTCTTGGTGATAATCACAAGGCTGAGATCGTCAAGGTGGATGATACATGGGTAACCTACTGCGGAAGTACGGAAAGGAACAGCACATCCGAACGTGACCCCAGGTCTTATAATATAGTCACGATAAGGGACAGCGGTATTGAGATCAGCAAAAGGATCATCCAAACCCGTGATTTCCTGTTCATTCCAGTAAATGTGAATGAAGGCCCTAATGCCCTTGAAGATGTTTTTAACGCTATTATGGAACACGATATTCATGATAAGGTCGTGTTCGTTGAGCTTTCAGGTGATGTGAAAGCCCGGCTTGATTTCAGTGAAATAGAGAAGTTCCTATTATCAAGAGGCGCTCTTGTTCCCGGAATTAAGGACATGAGAGCAGGAGTTGACACTCTGAACGATCCTACTCTGAAAGTTGTCTTCTCAGACCCCGATGATGTTATCAAGGAAGAGATAAGGAAAATGAATCTCACATCCGGCGGCTTGCTCCTTGATGATATGATAAGGGATTCCCAGATAGCCAAGACCCGAATGGGAGATGAGGCGGAACTTAAACTTGGTGAGCTTCTGGAAAAGATAGATTTTACAAATCCTGTTCCGGTTTCAGCTCCGATTGATGAACTGGTTTCTGAACCTGTTTGCGAATCTGCTCGTGAATCTGAGAATGAACCCGTTTTTGAGCCGGTTTCTGAGTCGGTTTCTGATAACTCTGGTGAAAATGAGTTACAGTCTGCGGATGAAGATCCGGCCAGAGATCATGTTTCTTATTCTGAAGTTGAACAACACGATGAAGCTTCTTCTCAGACTATGGAAGAAGAAAAAATAACTTATGAAAGCGGTAACGAAAAACCGCTAACATCAGATGATGAGGATGTTGGTGTGCCAAAAGAAGTTGAAAAGAAGCCGTCTGTTGAGAAAAAGAAGGACGAGGATGCCCATAAACCACGACAGTACAACCTGGGTGATTACCTGTGA